In Anaerobacillus isosaccharinicus, one genomic interval encodes:
- the leuS gene encoding leucine--tRNA ligase, whose product MSFSHQEIEKKWQKYWEENKTFKTGEDENKEKFYALDMFPFPSGAGLHVGHPEGYTATDILSRMKRMQGYNVLHPMGWDAFGLPAEQYALDTGNDPAEFTIKNIDTFRRQIKSLGFSYDWEREVSTIDPNYYKWTQWIFLKLYEKGLAYIDEVAVNWCPALGTVLANEEVIDGKSERGGHPVERRPMKQWMLKITAYADRLLDDLDELDWSESIKDMQRNWIGRSEGAEIHFEIEGHDQSFTVFTTRPDTLFGATYAVLAPEHKLVQNIVTEAQKEAVEAYKKKVSMKSDLERTELSKEKTGVFTGAYAINPANGKKLPIWLADYVLVTYGTGAIMAVPAHDERDYEFARAFDLPIVEVVSGGNIEETAYTGDGTLVNSQFLDGLNKKEAIAKMIEWLEAGGKGTKKVTFRLRDWLFSRQRYWGEPIPIIHWEDGTMTAVPEEELPLLLPKMDQIRPSDTGESPLANNKEWLHVVDPATGKKGRRETNTMPNWAGSCWYYLRYIDPNNSEALADPEKLKKWLPVDIYIGGAEHAVLHLLYARFWHKFLYDIGVVSTKEPFQKLYNQGMILGENNEKMSKSKGNVVNPDDIVTSHGADTLRLYEMFMGPLDASIAWSENGLDGARRFLDRIWRLFISEDGNLSSVVTESEGTEAYQRVYHQTVKKVTDDLSGLRFNVAISQLMVFINESYKQNEIPKSFVEGFVKLLSPVAPHIAEELWEKLGFNGTLAYEAWPTFDENMLVENEVEVVVQVNGKLKGKLLLPKDSSREEMEELAKNDDKIKVELEGKTIRKVIAVPNKLINFVAN is encoded by the coding sequence ATGTCTTTTTCACATCAAGAAATAGAGAAAAAGTGGCAAAAGTACTGGGAAGAAAACAAAACGTTTAAAACTGGGGAAGATGAAAATAAAGAGAAGTTTTATGCTCTTGATATGTTTCCTTTTCCATCTGGGGCAGGACTTCATGTTGGTCATCCGGAAGGCTATACAGCGACAGACATTCTTTCTAGAATGAAACGGATGCAAGGATATAACGTGCTTCATCCGATGGGGTGGGATGCGTTTGGATTACCTGCTGAGCAATATGCTCTTGATACGGGAAATGACCCAGCAGAATTTACGATTAAAAATATCGATACGTTCCGTCGCCAGATTAAGTCACTAGGATTTTCTTATGATTGGGAACGTGAAGTAAGTACAATAGATCCAAATTATTACAAATGGACTCAATGGATTTTCTTAAAACTTTATGAAAAAGGTTTAGCTTATATAGATGAAGTTGCAGTTAACTGGTGTCCAGCTCTTGGTACAGTTCTTGCTAATGAAGAAGTCATCGATGGAAAAAGTGAGCGCGGTGGACACCCAGTTGAGCGCCGACCAATGAAACAGTGGATGTTAAAAATCACGGCTTATGCAGATCGTCTCTTAGATGATTTAGACGAGCTTGATTGGTCAGAGAGTATTAAAGATATGCAACGAAATTGGATTGGCCGATCTGAAGGTGCCGAAATCCATTTTGAGATAGAAGGCCATGATCAATCGTTTACAGTATTTACAACACGTCCAGATACTTTATTTGGAGCTACCTATGCGGTGTTAGCTCCTGAACATAAATTAGTACAAAACATCGTGACAGAAGCGCAGAAAGAAGCTGTCGAAGCTTATAAGAAAAAGGTCTCTATGAAGAGTGATCTTGAACGTACTGAACTTTCTAAAGAAAAGACAGGTGTTTTCACAGGAGCATATGCAATTAATCCTGCCAATGGAAAGAAGCTACCGATTTGGCTTGCTGACTATGTACTAGTCACTTATGGGACAGGAGCAATTATGGCCGTACCTGCGCATGACGAGCGCGATTATGAATTTGCGCGTGCCTTTGACCTTCCAATTGTCGAAGTTGTTTCAGGTGGAAATATCGAAGAAACAGCCTATACAGGCGATGGTACTCTTGTTAATTCCCAATTTCTTGATGGTTTAAATAAGAAAGAGGCCATTGCAAAAATGATTGAATGGTTAGAAGCCGGTGGAAAAGGAACAAAGAAAGTGACGTTCCGCCTACGTGATTGGTTATTTAGTCGCCAAAGATATTGGGGAGAACCAATTCCGATCATTCACTGGGAAGATGGGACGATGACAGCAGTCCCAGAAGAAGAGCTTCCGCTGCTTTTACCAAAAATGGATCAAATTAGACCTTCAGACACAGGCGAATCTCCTTTAGCTAACAACAAAGAGTGGCTACATGTTGTAGATCCTGCCACAGGCAAAAAGGGAAGACGTGAAACAAATACTATGCCAAACTGGGCAGGGAGCTGCTGGTATTACTTACGCTACATTGATCCGAACAATAGTGAAGCATTAGCAGATCCAGAAAAATTAAAAAAATGGCTACCTGTTGATATTTATATTGGTGGAGCAGAGCATGCTGTACTACACTTACTTTACGCTCGTTTCTGGCACAAGTTTTTATACGATATAGGCGTAGTTTCAACTAAGGAACCGTTCCAAAAGCTCTACAACCAAGGTATGATCCTAGGTGAAAATAATGAAAAAATGAGTAAATCTAAAGGGAACGTTGTCAATCCTGATGATATCGTTACAAGCCACGGTGCTGATACACTTCGCTTATATGAAATGTTTATGGGCCCACTAGATGCTTCGATTGCTTGGAGTGAAAATGGTTTAGATGGTGCTCGCCGTTTCTTAGATCGTATCTGGCGTTTATTTATTTCGGAAGATGGCAACTTAAGTTCAGTCGTTACTGAAAGTGAAGGAACTGAAGCATATCAGCGCGTTTACCATCAAACCGTGAAAAAAGTAACCGATGACCTTTCAGGCTTACGTTTTAACGTTGCGATCTCACAGTTAATGGTCTTCATTAACGAAAGCTACAAGCAAAATGAAATTCCAAAATCGTTTGTTGAAGGCTTTGTGAAGCTCCTTTCACCAGTTGCCCCACACATTGCTGAAGAACTTTGGGAAAAGTTAGGATTTAACGGTACTTTAGCTTATGAGGCTTGGCCAACATTCGATGAGAACATGCTTGTTGAAAATGAAGTTGAGGTTGTTGTCCAAGTAAACGGAAAGTTAAAAGGAAAGTTGTTACTTCCAAAAGACTCAAGTCGTGAAGAGATGGAAGAACTAGCGAAAAACGATGATAAAATTAAAGTAGAGCTTGAAGGAAAAACAATTCGTAAAGTCATTGCTGTACCAAATAAATTAATTAATTTTGTAGCTAACTAA
- a CDS encoding NAD(P)/FAD-dependent oxidoreductase → MYDVIVIGGGPAGLMASIAAAKEKQKVLLIDKGEKLGRKLAISGGGRCNVTNRMATDELIKHIPGNGRFMHSPFSVFNNEDIIRFFEQLGIQLKEEDRGRMFPVSDKATTVVDTLLKKLKDLRVQMWTNTPVKDVLYENGKVLGVKLENGKVIDSKAVIIAVGGKSVPHTGSTGDGYPWARKAGHTITELFPTEVPITSNEPFIKQKLLQGISLRDVGLSVLNPKGKVLIRHEGDMIFTHFGISGPIALRCSQYVVKALKKFSVDKIEMSIDVFPKKSAEDVFQELKSMAKQGEKKSVKNCLKGYITERLLNFYLEKSAIDANDTFANISNEAIRHLSILIKGFTFTVNGTLSIEKAFVTGGGVSVKEIHPKTMESKLMNGLFFCGEVLDIHGYTGGYNITVAFSTGYTAGKGAAEWNYSQNF, encoded by the coding sequence ATGTACGACGTAATTGTAATTGGTGGTGGTCCAGCTGGATTAATGGCTTCGATCGCTGCTGCAAAAGAAAAGCAAAAAGTTTTGCTCATTGATAAAGGTGAGAAATTAGGAAGAAAACTTGCCATATCTGGTGGTGGACGCTGCAATGTGACGAACCGGATGGCAACAGATGAGTTAATTAAGCATATCCCTGGAAATGGACGATTTATGCATAGTCCCTTTTCTGTATTTAATAATGAAGATATTATTCGATTTTTTGAACAGCTAGGAATTCAATTAAAGGAAGAAGACCGTGGTCGGATGTTCCCTGTTAGTGATAAAGCTACTACAGTTGTGGATACATTGTTAAAAAAGCTAAAAGATTTGAGAGTCCAAATGTGGACAAATACCCCTGTTAAAGATGTTCTTTATGAAAATGGCAAAGTTTTGGGGGTAAAGTTAGAGAATGGGAAAGTTATCGACAGTAAAGCGGTTATTATTGCCGTAGGCGGAAAAAGCGTCCCACACACAGGTAGCACCGGTGATGGCTACCCTTGGGCCCGCAAAGCAGGACACACAATAACAGAGCTTTTTCCCACGGAAGTGCCAATTACATCAAACGAACCTTTCATTAAACAAAAATTATTGCAAGGAATTTCCTTACGTGATGTTGGATTGTCAGTCTTAAACCCAAAGGGGAAAGTTCTGATCCGTCATGAAGGTGACATGATCTTTACCCATTTCGGAATTTCCGGACCAATCGCGCTTCGCTGTAGTCAATACGTAGTTAAGGCCTTAAAAAAATTCTCTGTGGATAAGATCGAAATGAGTATCGATGTTTTTCCTAAGAAAAGTGCTGAAGATGTATTTCAAGAATTGAAAAGTATGGCAAAACAAGGCGAAAAAAAGTCAGTAAAAAATTGCTTAAAAGGCTATATCACTGAGCGGCTTCTCAATTTTTACTTAGAAAAGTCTGCAATAGATGCAAATGATACTTTTGCCAATATATCCAATGAAGCGATTCGTCACTTATCCATATTAATAAAAGGCTTTACGTTTACGGTAAACGGAACTTTATCGATAGAAAAAGCGTTTGTGACTGGTGGTGGAGTCTCCGTTAAAGAAATTCATCCAAAAACGATGGAATCTAAATTAATGAACGGGCTTTTCTTCTGTGGAGAAGTGCTAGATATCCACGGGTATACAGGCGGTTATAACATCACAGTAGCTTTTTCCACAGGTTACACAGCTGGAAAAGGTGCTGCAGAATGGAATTATTCACAGAATTTTTAG
- a CDS encoding IclR family transcriptional regulator, whose protein sequence is MSNNVQSIERALTILDMLSEYPDGIQITRLSELVGLNKSTTHRLLSTLVNMNYVVKDDTTDKYKLGLQIVYLSRNILSNMNITEISKPYLEKLVRDVNETVHLCIEDNGEVMYVDKIESNQTIRMYSRIGSRAPMYCTGVGKVLLSGMSETKFNKIVSKIEFFPRTEATITSKEELIREVEKIKQQQYSLDNVEYQDGIRCIAAPIYDYNGNIIATFSISGPSNRITMDVVNNLLIDKVRQTTAEISLNFGYVEKKTNTIF, encoded by the coding sequence ATGAGTAACAATGTACAATCAATTGAGCGGGCATTAACAATTTTAGATATGTTATCTGAATATCCTGATGGAATTCAAATAACCCGACTATCTGAATTAGTTGGATTGAACAAAAGTACTACCCATAGACTTTTATCCACATTAGTGAATATGAATTATGTAGTAAAAGACGATACTACTGATAAATATAAGCTTGGGCTACAAATTGTCTATCTATCTAGAAATATTTTAAGTAACATGAATATTACAGAGATATCAAAGCCTTATTTGGAGAAATTAGTTAGAGATGTAAATGAAACTGTCCATTTATGTATTGAAGATAATGGAGAGGTTATGTATGTTGACAAAATTGAAAGTAATCAAACCATTCGAATGTACTCTCGTATTGGTAGCCGTGCTCCTATGTATTGTACTGGAGTAGGAAAAGTCCTACTTTCAGGAATGTCAGAAACGAAGTTTAACAAAATCGTATCGAAGATTGAATTCTTTCCAAGAACTGAAGCAACGATCACTTCAAAGGAAGAGCTTATTCGAGAGGTTGAAAAAATAAAGCAGCAACAATATTCTTTAGATAATGTAGAATATCAGGATGGAATTAGGTGTATAGCCGCTCCCATTTATGACTACAACGGCAATATCATTGCGACATTTAGTATCTCAGGTCCTAGTAACCGGATAACTATGGATGTAGTTAACAATCTACTCATAGATAAGGTTAGACAAACCACGGCAGAAATTTCATTGAACTTTGGTTATGTTGAAAAGAAAACTAATACTATATTCTAA
- a CDS encoding C-terminal binding protein, which produces MSRTKVIITDLDHDNIHIETKLFQDYSIPFELKQCKTEDELINECQGATAFAIQYAPITKKVIESLPDLRLVVRYGVGVNTVDLEAATAYGVQICNIPDYGTHEVADHALAMMLSLTRKITQMNNLIRNGIWDYQKSIPVFRHSEQIIGVIGLGRIGTAFAQKAHSLGCKVIGFDLNKKQNNRSKFVEMVSFQELIEQSDVISIHCPLETAEDLINEQQLMSMKSTAYLINVSRGGIVNEKALDKALSEGWIAGAAVDVAKTEPIAVESPLLKHDNFLCTPHMGWYSEQSAKELKRKVAEEVIRFLQNEKVHYPVNTPNGDIIQKRNKGGFGL; this is translated from the coding sequence ATGTCACGAACTAAAGTTATTATTACAGATCTTGATCATGACAATATTCATATAGAAACAAAGTTGTTTCAAGATTATTCGATACCATTTGAATTAAAGCAGTGTAAAACAGAAGATGAATTAATTAACGAGTGCCAAGGGGCAACTGCTTTTGCAATTCAATATGCTCCAATTACAAAAAAGGTTATAGAGAGTTTACCAGATTTAAGATTGGTAGTTCGCTATGGTGTTGGAGTTAATACGGTAGATTTGGAAGCGGCTACAGCCTATGGAGTTCAAATTTGTAATATTCCGGATTACGGAACTCACGAGGTAGCAGATCATGCACTTGCAATGATGCTTAGCCTCACTAGGAAAATCACTCAAATGAATAATTTGATCCGAAACGGTATTTGGGACTATCAAAAGAGTATTCCTGTCTTTCGACATAGTGAACAAATTATAGGAGTAATAGGCTTAGGTAGAATAGGAACAGCCTTTGCACAAAAAGCTCATTCGCTAGGTTGTAAGGTTATTGGATTTGATCTTAACAAAAAACAAAACAATCGAAGTAAGTTTGTTGAAATGGTTTCATTTCAAGAATTAATAGAGCAATCAGATGTAATTTCTATACATTGTCCATTAGAAACAGCTGAGGATTTAATTAATGAGCAGCAGTTAATGAGCATGAAGTCAACTGCTTACCTGATAAATGTATCTAGGGGCGGTATTGTAAATGAAAAAGCTCTTGATAAGGCTCTAAGTGAAGGATGGATTGCAGGGGCTGCTGTAGATGTTGCCAAAACAGAACCAATAGCTGTCGAATCACCGTTGCTAAAGCATGATAATTTCTTATGCACACCTCACATGGGGTGGTATTCAGAGCAATCCGCAAAAGAATTAAAACGTAAGGTTGCTGAGGAAGTTATTAGATTTTTACAAAACGAGAAAGTACATTATCCGGTAAATACTCCAAATGGAGATATTATACAAAAACGAAATAAAGGTGGGTTTGGTTTATGA
- a CDS encoding TRAP transporter substrate-binding protein produces MRKKTLALLITLLLAIVAVVGCGGSEKSNSEPQTGGTDTEAPANVKTKELKLAFNQPENHPQYKAMEELSEKFAEQTNNEYKIEIFPNELLGSQRETIELVQSGTIAMSIVAGSLMENFNPDYTVFNLPYVYDSQEHQMSVLNNQEIVGELFRSTESQGMFVLGTFHGGTRNVYTKKPVFSPADLKGMKIRVMESDTNIKMMAAMGGTGTPMGQGEVYTAIQSGVLDGGENNELIYSNLKHVEVAPHFTYTQHLMIPDYLITNSDVFNKMSAEHQAIFMELFQEAVDYAIELWDVDVETAKAAAEAAGGTFHTVDIKIFQDEVLPLHDEKVVGDTAKALYEKVRQAAK; encoded by the coding sequence ATGAGAAAAAAAACATTAGCATTATTAATTACACTTCTACTAGCGATCGTAGCAGTAGTAGGTTGTGGAGGTTCAGAGAAATCAAATAGTGAACCACAAACAGGCGGTACAGATACAGAAGCGCCAGCAAATGTAAAAACAAAAGAATTAAAGTTAGCTTTTAACCAACCAGAAAATCATCCACAGTATAAAGCAATGGAAGAATTAAGTGAAAAATTTGCAGAACAAACAAATAATGAGTATAAAATTGAGATTTTTCCAAATGAATTACTAGGATCACAACGTGAAACGATCGAATTAGTTCAATCAGGAACAATCGCAATGTCGATTGTGGCAGGAAGCTTAATGGAGAACTTTAATCCAGATTATACGGTGTTCAACCTTCCTTATGTATACGACAGTCAAGAGCACCAAATGTCAGTATTAAACAATCAAGAAATCGTAGGTGAACTTTTCCGTTCTACTGAATCACAAGGGATGTTCGTATTAGGTACCTTCCACGGTGGGACTCGTAACGTTTATACGAAGAAGCCAGTATTTTCGCCAGCCGATCTAAAAGGAATGAAAATTCGTGTAATGGAAAGTGATACGAACATTAAGATGATGGCAGCTATGGGTGGTACAGGAACACCAATGGGCCAAGGTGAAGTATATACAGCAATCCAATCCGGTGTACTAGACGGCGGAGAAAATAATGAGTTAATTTACTCAAACTTGAAGCATGTAGAAGTAGCACCACACTTTACGTATACACAGCACTTAATGATCCCAGACTACTTAATTACGAATTCAGACGTATTCAATAAGATGAGTGCCGAGCACCAAGCGATTTTTATGGAACTATTCCAAGAAGCAGTAGATTATGCAATTGAATTATGGGATGTAGATGTGGAAACAGCAAAAGCTGCAGCAGAAGCAGCAGGAGGAACATTCCACACTGTAGATATTAAGATTTTCCAAGACGAAGTTCTACCTCTTCATGATGAAAAAGTAGTGGGAGATACTGCTAAAGCGTTATATGAAAAGGTAAGACAAGCCGCTAAATAA